The following are encoded in a window of Primulina eburnea isolate SZY01 chromosome 4, ASM2296580v1, whole genome shotgun sequence genomic DNA:
- the LOC140830753 gene encoding mitochondrial thiamine diphosphate carrier 2-like isoform X2: MEEPDQLKRALIDATSGAISGAISRTFTSPLDVIKIRFQVQLEPTTQWALLRGDAYGTSKYYSMLQATKDIFREEGYPGFWRGNVPALLMVMPYTAIQFTVLHKLKTFVSGSSKEEDHINSSPYLSYISGSLAGCAATIGSYPFDLLRTILASQGEPKVYPNMRSAFVHTIETRGIRGLYTGLTPTLVEIIPYAGMQFGTYDTFKRWTMAWNRYRSSYASQSEDALSSFQLFLCGLAAGTCAKAVCHPLDVVKKRFQVCKDILDMELESSIKLTKI; the protein is encoded by the exons ATGGAAGAGCCTGATCAGCTAAAAAGGGCTTTGATCGATGCCACTTCTGGTGCAATTTCCGGTGCCATTTCTAGAACTTTCACGTCGCCACTTGACGTAATCAAAATCAGGTTTCAG GTTCAATTAGAACCAACTACACAATGGGCTTTGCTTCGAGGAGATGCATATGGTACATCAAAATATTATAGTATGCTGCAAGCAACCAAGGACATATTTAGGGAGGAAGGATACCCG GGTTTTTGGAGGGGCAATGTTCCAGCCCTTCTTATGGTCATGCCATATACAGCAATTCAATTTACTGTTTTGCACAAATTGAAGACATTTGTATCTGGTTCTTCTAAAGAAG AAGACCATATTAATTCAAGCCCATATCTTTCTTACATTAGCGGGTCATTAGCAGGCTGTGCCGCCACCATTGGGTCATATCCGTTTGATCTTCTAAGAACCATATTAGCGTCACAGGGTGAGCCAAAG GTTTATCCTAATATGCGGTCTGCATTTGTTCATACAATTGAAACCCGTGGCATTCGAGGGCTGTACACTGGATTGACGCCTACACTGGTTGAGATAATTCCTTACGCGGGGATGCAGTTTGGAACATATGATACGTTCAAACGTTGGACAATG GCTTGGAACCGGTACAGATCTTCCTATGCCAGCCAATCGGAGGATGCACTGTCGAGCTTCCAGCTTTTCCTATGTGGATTGGCTGCTGGAACATGTGCTAAAGCCGTCTGTCATCCACTTGATGTTGTGAAGAAGAGATTTCAG GTCTGCAAAGACATCCTAGATATGGAGCTAGAGTCGAGCATCAAGCTTACAAAAATATGA
- the LOC140830753 gene encoding mitochondrial thiamine diphosphate carrier 2-like isoform X1, producing MEEPDQLKRALIDATSGAISGAISRTFTSPLDVIKIRFQVQLEPTTQWALLRGDAYGTSKYYSMLQATKDIFREEGYPGFWRGNVPALLMVMPYTAIQFTVLHKLKTFVSGSSKEEDHINSSPYLSYISGSLAGCAATIGSYPFDLLRTILASQGEPKVYPNMRSAFVHTIETRGIRGLYTGLTPTLVEIIPYAGMQFGTYDTFKRWTMAWNRYRSSYASQSEDALSSFQLFLCGLAAGTCAKAVCHPLDVVKKRFQIVGLQRHPRYGARVEHQAYKNMTDALRQIFLAEGWAGLYKGIVPSVVKAAPAGAVTFVAYEFISHWLESSYT from the exons ATGGAAGAGCCTGATCAGCTAAAAAGGGCTTTGATCGATGCCACTTCTGGTGCAATTTCCGGTGCCATTTCTAGAACTTTCACGTCGCCACTTGACGTAATCAAAATCAGGTTTCAG GTTCAATTAGAACCAACTACACAATGGGCTTTGCTTCGAGGAGATGCATATGGTACATCAAAATATTATAGTATGCTGCAAGCAACCAAGGACATATTTAGGGAGGAAGGATACCCG GGTTTTTGGAGGGGCAATGTTCCAGCCCTTCTTATGGTCATGCCATATACAGCAATTCAATTTACTGTTTTGCACAAATTGAAGACATTTGTATCTGGTTCTTCTAAAGAAG AAGACCATATTAATTCAAGCCCATATCTTTCTTACATTAGCGGGTCATTAGCAGGCTGTGCCGCCACCATTGGGTCATATCCGTTTGATCTTCTAAGAACCATATTAGCGTCACAGGGTGAGCCAAAG GTTTATCCTAATATGCGGTCTGCATTTGTTCATACAATTGAAACCCGTGGCATTCGAGGGCTGTACACTGGATTGACGCCTACACTGGTTGAGATAATTCCTTACGCGGGGATGCAGTTTGGAACATATGATACGTTCAAACGTTGGACAATG GCTTGGAACCGGTACAGATCTTCCTATGCCAGCCAATCGGAGGATGCACTGTCGAGCTTCCAGCTTTTCCTATGTGGATTGGCTGCTGGAACATGTGCTAAAGCCGTCTGTCATCCACTTGATGTTGTGAAGAAGAGATTTCAG ATTGTAGGTCTGCAAAGACATCCTAGATATGGAGCTAGAGTCGAGCATCAAGCTTACAAAAATATGACCGATGCCCTTCGTCAGATTTTTCTTGCAGAGGGTTGGGCTGGTCTTTATAAGGGCATTGTCCCATCTGTTGTCAAAGCGGCACCTGCTGGCGCCGTAACATTCGTTGCTTATGAATTTATATCACACTGGTTAGAATCCAGTTATACATGA